A genomic segment from Klebsiella africana encodes:
- a CDS encoding KTSC domain-containing protein, whose amino-acid sequence MHHHPVKSSRIISVAYDDVSATLEIYFYHQPPLQYIGVPPRIFRDFLQVVSKGRFYDGVIKGKFPERKLR is encoded by the coding sequence ATGCACCACCATCCGGTAAAATCTTCCCGAATTATCTCCGTCGCCTACGATGACGTCTCCGCCACACTGGAAATCTATTTTTATCACCAGCCGCCATTACAATATATCGGGGTCCCACCGCGTATTTTTCGTGACTTTTTACAGGTGGTATCAAAAGGACGATTTTATGACGGCGTGATTAAAGGAAAATTTCCCGAACGCAAGCTACGTTAA